From a single Phaenicophaeus curvirostris isolate KB17595 chromosome 23, BPBGC_Pcur_1.0, whole genome shotgun sequence genomic region:
- the AIRIM gene encoding AFG2-interacting ribosome maturation factor has translation MEAVAAALREWLAAAARRDAAWRAALAAWEPLLRSLAGLAAQMRAARRVAWGSRPLGAHPGLRERLWRKQRGAAEALLEELAGRRAELRAVRDAAGAGVAAVLRVYEERAAELGLEAALRRGPRCPSLVDTLEGLQDVERYYRHLYLESKFLLLRISCDRLADMEALPQAWERILEHYKEDTVPDVLLKISLFVENYRELCCSPGS, from the exons ATGgaggcggtggcggcggcgctGCGGGAGTggctggcggcggcggcgcggaggGACGCGGCCTGGCGGGCGGCGCTGGCGGCTTGGGAGCCGCTGCTGCGCTCGCTGGCCGGGCTGGCGGCGCAGAtgcgggcggcgcggcgggtGGCGTGGGGCTCGCGGCCGCTCGGCGCCCACCCCGGCCTGCGGGAGCGGCTGTGGCGGAAGCAGCGCGGCGCGGCCGAGGCGCTGCTCGAGGAGCTGGCCGGGCGCCG GGCCGAGCTGAGGGCCGTGCGGGACGCGGCGGGTGCCGGTGTGGCCGCGGTGCTGCGGGTGTACGAGGAGCGGGCGGCGGAGCTGGGCCTAGAGGCGGCCCTGAGGCGCGGACCGCGCTGCCCCTCGCTGGTCGACACcctggaggggctgcaggacGTGGAGCGCTATTACCGGCACCT GTACCTGGAGAGCAAGTTTCTGTTGCTCCGCATCAGCTGCGATCGCCTGGCAGATATGGAAGCCCTCCCACAGGCCTGGGAGAGAATTCTTGAGCACTACAAGGAAGACACCGTTCCAG ATGTGCTCCTGAAGATCTCCCTGTTTGTGGAGAACTATCgagagctgtgctgctcacCAGGCTCCTGA